Proteins encoded together in one Nitrospiraceae bacterium window:
- a CDS encoding DUF350 domain-containing protein, which translates to MFEKIYFNLSFAGVGSFLLYFVAAIGLLIVFVRVYTWITPYKEFILISNGNIAASYSLSGALIGFSIPLASAISHSVSLLDMISWGFVAFVIQVITFLAVKIIFPTIVKDIPENHISKGIFLGVLSLVIGIINAACMTY; encoded by the coding sequence ATGTTTGAAAAGATTTATTTTAATTTGTCTTTTGCAGGGGTAGGTAGTTTTCTCCTGTATTTTGTTGCAGCCATTGGTCTATTAATTGTTTTTGTGAGAGTTTATACGTGGATAACTCCATATAAAGAATTTATTCTGATATCCAACGGGAATATTGCGGCAAGCTACAGTTTAAGCGGAGCATTAATAGGTTTTTCAATCCCACTTGCAAGCGCTATATCCCACAGTGTGAGCCTGCTGGATATGATATCTTGGGGATTTGTTGCTTTTGTGATTCAGGTAATCACTTTTCTGGCAGTTAAGATTATCTTTCCTACAATTGTAAAAGACATACCTGAGAATCATATATCAAAAGGAATTTTTCTGGGCGTATTGTCTCTGGTAATAGGAATAATAAATGCCGCTTGCATGACATATTAA
- the coaE gene encoding dephospho-CoA kinase (Dephospho-CoA kinase (CoaE) performs the final step in coenzyme A biosynthesis.) — translation MFIAGLTGNYGMGKSAVLAIFRKLGALTVDTDTLVHKLLNEKNIINKIKKLFGNDVFDAKSKVIRKKVAEKVFINKKLRTELEDILHPLVFKEIQKIKIKPKNKNKLIIVEAPVIFERGYEKNFDRTITVFAGKKTTLKRLGKSGISPETARQRLGCQMPIEKKIKMSDFSVNNSKTLQQTKKQAAEIFRKLLVAKLASEGKVEQIKKIAGRPFYIEGKVIKGAGRGGKILHIPTANLSVSEGTDIKEGVYAVKVIFDKHIYNGAANIGTNPTFGDTAVNYEVHLFDFAKNLLGKKLRVNFIKRIRDEKKFPSIKALEVQIKKDINRAKQMLSNKYEKT, via the coding sequence ATGTTTATTGCTGGATTAACAGGGAATTACGGCATGGGCAAGAGCGCTGTGCTTGCTATCTTTAGAAAACTTGGGGCGCTGACAGTTGATACTGATACTCTTGTTCATAAGCTTCTTAATGAAAAAAATATTATTAATAAAATCAAAAAACTTTTTGGAAATGACGTGTTTGATGCAAAAAGCAAGGTCATAAGAAAAAAAGTTGCTGAAAAAGTATTCATTAACAAGAAGCTGAGAACAGAGCTCGAAGACATTCTTCACCCTTTGGTATTTAAAGAAATACAAAAAATAAAAATAAAACCAAAAAACAAAAACAAACTGATCATAGTGGAAGCTCCTGTTATATTTGAGCGCGGTTATGAGAAGAATTTCGATAGGACAATCACTGTTTTTGCAGGTAAGAAAACAACATTAAAAAGATTGGGCAAAAGCGGAATAAGTCCTGAGACCGCGAGACAAAGGCTTGGATGCCAAATGCCTATAGAGAAAAAGATAAAGATGTCTGATTTTTCTGTGAATAACAGCAAGACTCTCCAGCAGACAAAAAAACAGGCAGCAGAGATATTCAGGAAACTTCTGGTAGCTAAACTCGCCTCTGAAGGAAAGGTCGAGCAAATTAAAAAGATTGCAGGCAGGCCTTTTTATATTGAAGGGAAAGTTATTAAAGGCGCTGGTCGGGGTGGTAAAATTCTTCACATTCCTACTGCAAATTTATCTGTCTCGGAAGGAACTGATATTAAAGAAGGTGTTTATGCTGTAAAAGTTATCTTTGATAAGCACATTTACAATGGCGCTGCGAATATCGGCACAAATCCGACTTTCGGAGATACTGCTGTGAATTATGAGGTGCATTTGTTTGATTTTGCAAAGAATCTGCTTGGGAAAAAACTAAGGGTTAATTTCATCAAGCGCATAAGAGACGAGAAAAAATTTCCAAGCATAAAGGCTCTTGAAGTGCAAATAAAAAAGGATATTAATAGGGCAAAACAGATGCTTAGTAATAAATATGAAAAAACCTGA
- a CDS encoding PAS domain-containing protein has protein sequence MKDPNIMTQMANILENAFFGTVTTDISLLVRYWNRKMESLTGIKRVDALGKPILDLLPWLAEEIVKTCMQKNVDIYDSKGKGTTLKITSIRGQSGGFILLFEEIIEKKTPEAQTQKSKPAAANPLASISSMLKEFKDMETASPESIEMMDRSLEDMNNEINKLSRITKNIGRFVKEAPLEKKPADVSEILNQTLDLLKLDKRLKNIELHKQFEKIPRLKVNADQIQQVFLNMMLNALDAMPDGGRLEISIKKTEGFADIEFKDNGVGIDSEVINKIFDAFFTTKSSNKGVGLGLNVSKNIIKSHNGAIDVKSERGKGASFVIRLPMEQNV, from the coding sequence ATGAAAGACCCGAATATAATGACTCAGATGGCAAATATTCTGGAGAATGCTTTTTTCGGCACTGTTACTACAGATATTTCTTTACTGGTTCGTTACTGGAACAGAAAGATGGAGTCTCTTACAGGAATAAAAAGAGTAGATGCGCTTGGCAAGCCTATTCTCGATCTTCTTCCATGGCTTGCAGAAGAGATTGTAAAAACATGCATGCAAAAGAATGTGGATATATATGATTCTAAAGGCAAGGGAACTACGCTGAAGATAACATCGATCAGAGGCCAGTCAGGCGGATTTATTTTGTTATTTGAAGAGATAATCGAAAAGAAAACACCTGAGGCCCAGACTCAGAAGTCAAAACCAGCTGCAGCTAATCCTCTTGCGTCAATATCTTCTATGCTCAAAGAATTTAAGGATATGGAAACCGCTTCTCCTGAAAGCATTGAGATGATGGACAGATCTTTGGAAGACATGAACAACGAGATAAACAAACTCAGCAGGATTACAAAGAACATTGGAAGGTTTGTTAAAGAAGCCCCCTTAGAAAAAAAACCGGCAGATGTTTCAGAGATTTTGAATCAGACACTTGATCTTTTGAAATTAGACAAGAGATTGAAAAATATCGAACTGCATAAACAATTTGAAAAAATTCCTAGACTGAAGGTAAATGCTGACCAGATCCAGCAGGTTTTTCTCAATATGATGTTAAATGCACTGGATGCAATGCCGGATGGAGGCAGGCTCGAAATTTCAATAAAAAAGACAGAAGGTTTTGCTGATATCGAATTCAAGGACAATGGCGTTGGCATTGACAGCGAGGTGATCAATAAAATATTTGATGCATTTTTTACAACAAAATCTTCAAATAAAGGTGTTGGTCTTGGCCTTAATGTAAGTAAAAATATAATCAAAAGTCATAATGGCGCTATCGATGTTAAAAGCGAGAGAGGCAAGGGAGCATCTTTTGTTATAAGACTGCCAATGGAGCAAAATGTCTGA
- a CDS encoding U32 family peptidase, whose protein sequence is MKKPELLAPAGDFEKLKIAIHYGADAVYLGDSRFSLRGKAGNFNPDELKEAVDYAHKNNVRVYITANIFPHNKDIEEIREHVDLLKTVKPDAVIVSDPGIFNMLRQKAPEIKLHISTQANITNAESAKFWESLGAKRLILSRELSFDEIKEIRKKIKIELEVFVHGSMCISYSGRCYISSFLTSRSANTGECTHSCRWNYVLMEETRDGKYLPVFEDERGTYIMSSKDLCMIEHMPLLVDAGIDSIKIEGRMKGINYVAGVVKTYREAIDALSEKDYKVNPRWMRELSMFSSRGYTTGMFFGKQPDDGYNFDGESYRMSHELVGIVLEINSGNAKVEMRNRFDAGESVEYLSPGLEEKSFEINSIKNLQGNDITSARNEDIVFIQVPEGVRPNDLIRRKKNFRQQP, encoded by the coding sequence ATGAAAAAACCTGAATTGCTTGCTCCTGCCGGAGATTTTGAGAAACTAAAAATAGCGATACACTATGGCGCCGATGCTGTGTATCTCGGTGATTCAAGGTTCAGCCTCAGGGGAAAGGCAGGAAATTTCAATCCTGATGAACTAAAAGAAGCTGTAGATTATGCGCACAAAAACAATGTCCGTGTCTATATCACAGCAAATATCTTTCCTCATAACAAAGATATCGAAGAGATAAGAGAACACGTCGACTTGCTAAAAACTGTTAAACCGGATGCAGTGATAGTCTCTGACCCCGGGATATTCAACATGCTCAGACAGAAAGCTCCTGAGATCAAGCTGCACATAAGCACGCAGGCGAATATCACAAATGCTGAATCAGCAAAATTCTGGGAATCACTTGGAGCAAAGAGGCTTATACTTTCAAGAGAGCTTTCATTCGATGAGATAAAAGAGATTCGCAAAAAAATAAAAATAGAACTCGAGGTATTCGTGCATGGCTCTATGTGCATATCTTATTCAGGAAGGTGCTACATAAGCAGTTTTCTTACTTCTCGCAGCGCAAACACAGGAGAATGCACTCATTCATGCAGGTGGAATTATGTTCTTATGGAAGAAACAAGAGACGGTAAATATCTTCCGGTTTTTGAAGATGAAAGAGGAACCTATATCATGAGTTCAAAAGACCTCTGCATGATAGAGCACATGCCTCTGCTCGTTGATGCCGGAATAGACAGTATAAAAATAGAAGGAAGGATGAAGGGCATAAATTATGTAGCAGGTGTAGTAAAGACTTACAGAGAAGCGATAGATGCCCTTTCAGAGAAAGATTACAAGGTGAATCCAAGATGGATGAGAGAGCTTTCTATGTTCAGCAGCAGGGGATATACAACAGGAATGTTTTTTGGGAAGCAGCCTGATGACGGATACAATTTCGATGGAGAGAGTTACAGAATGAGCCATGAACTGGTAGGCATTGTTCTTGAAATAAATAGCGGAAATGCAAAGGTTGAGATGAGAAACAGGTTTGATGCAGGAGAGTCCGTAGAATATCTTTCTCCAGGACTTGAAGAAAAAAGCTTTGAGATAAATTCAATAAAAAATTTACAAGGCAATGATATTACCTCGGCAAGAAATGAGGATATAGTTTTTATTCAGGTTCCAGAAGGTGTGAGGCCGAATGATCTGATAAGAAGGAAAAAGAATTTCAGGCAGCAGCCATGA
- a CDS encoding class I SAM-dependent methyltransferase produces the protein MDIPRIFNISESAHRIHNPFTPEKLATLGAALRLKSGDRVLDLGSGSGEMLCTWARDYGITGTGIDMSQLFTEQAKLRAKELGVADQVKFIHGDAAGYVSEEKVSMAACVGATWIGGGFAGTIELLTQSLCAGGIILIGEPYWRQSPPTEDVAKGCLANSISDFLALPELLTSFGHLGYNVVEMVLADQDSWDRYEAAKWLTMRRWLEANPDDEFAKDVRAKLTSEPERYAAYTREYLGWGVFALMKR, from the coding sequence ATGGACATTCCACGGATCTTCAACATCAGTGAAAGTGCTCACCGCATCCATAACCCGTTCACACCCGAAAAACTCGCCACTCTCGGCGCTGCGCTGCGTCTGAAATCAGGGGACCGAGTGCTCGACCTCGGCAGCGGTTCGGGGGAGATGCTGTGCACCTGGGCACGCGATTACGGCATCACTGGCACTGGCATTGACATGAGCCAGTTGTTCACCGAGCAAGCGAAACTCCGTGCAAAAGAACTCGGCGTCGCGGATCAAGTAAAGTTCATCCATGGCGATGCTGCCGGCTATGTCTCTGAAGAGAAGGTTAGTATGGCAGCCTGTGTCGGTGCCACTTGGATCGGTGGGGGTTTTGCAGGCACTATCGAGCTTCTGACGCAGAGCCTGTGTGCTGGAGGGATCATCCTCATCGGCGAGCCCTACTGGCGGCAGTCACCGCCTACGGAAGATGTTGCCAAGGGGTGTCTTGCCAACTCGATCTCCGACTTTCTCGCGCTTCCAGAGCTTCTGACCTCTTTCGGCCATCTCGGCTACAACGTCGTTGAAATGGTTCTGGCAGACCAAGACAGTTGGGACAGATACGAGGCGGCCAAATGGCTCACCATGCGCCGATGGCTTGAAGCCAATCCCGACGACGAGTTCGCGAAAGATGTTCGAGCCAAACTGACCTCTGAACCAGAGCGCTACGCCGCTTATACGCGTGAATACCTGGGCTGGGGTGTGTTTGCGCTGATGAAGCGGTGA
- the priA gene encoding primosomal protein N', producing the protein MEFIDVVFPLNLGPLTYKCPEHLNEKALPGMFVSAPLKKHISFGIILGKSSKTIKGEIKTISEVHGESPMLEPPLLNLLEWMSDYYIANKGIVLKSMLTKEVFKPVKQRKSVKAEKETEIPEILLDVDENILSKINESISQKEYKTFLMHAPSSLYEISFMTKLLKPDMKAIVLVPEIVQLNHIAPYLKKIFGEKLCILHSSVTKGQRSEAYSKIISGECNVVLGTRSAIFAPLKNPSMIIVMHEQSTSYKTEEGFRYNARDIAVMRGLLEKTTVVLSSICPSIESIYNAKKNKYTLLKPSAILKKPAIRIVNMYNEKQPNPNLSKTVVDAASSAIKKNERIMFVINKKGYSMLSCKECENIETCSKCGIPLVLHNEDKSLRCSYCGIKTKIVDSCSKCKSFKVALTGAGIQRIEESIKKLFNIQPIRLDSDKIQGKADLESFSEMIKGEAILLGTKLLTKRLNLHDTHEGLGMAAVLNADFYLNLPDFRSAEKAYQEIYAIADRVKPEGRIFLQTRMPQNDVYRFLRNYDYDSFCNEELSRRKAMLYPPYSKLAIITFKGRDYNEKKVKDRIQKLLKENEDMEILGPSLSMTKKGQKEYSLLMKSPTKNKVNLAAREFLKIGEEEKNLKINIAIDA; encoded by the coding sequence ATGGAATTTATTGATGTTGTTTTTCCTCTTAATCTTGGTCCTTTGACTTACAAATGTCCTGAACATCTGAATGAAAAAGCCCTGCCCGGCATGTTCGTTTCTGCGCCGTTAAAAAAACATATATCATTTGGAATTATACTCGGCAAATCCTCAAAAACTATAAAAGGTGAAATAAAAACCATAAGCGAGGTTCATGGTGAATCGCCTATGCTTGAGCCGCCTCTTTTAAATCTGCTCGAATGGATGTCAGACTATTACATCGCAAACAAAGGCATTGTTCTAAAAAGCATGCTTACAAAAGAAGTGTTCAAGCCAGTGAAGCAGCGCAAGTCTGTTAAAGCAGAAAAAGAAACTGAGATTCCAGAGATTCTCCTTGATGTAGATGAAAATATACTCTCGAAAATCAATGAATCCATATCACAAAAAGAATATAAAACTTTTCTTATGCATGCGCCGAGCTCATTGTATGAAATTTCATTCATGACAAAACTTTTAAAGCCTGATATGAAGGCAATTGTTTTAGTGCCTGAGATAGTACAGCTTAATCATATTGCGCCATATCTTAAAAAAATATTTGGAGAAAAGCTCTGTATTCTACACAGCAGTGTGACTAAAGGACAACGTTCAGAAGCATACTCAAAGATAATTTCCGGTGAATGCAATGTTGTGCTCGGAACACGCTCTGCAATATTCGCCCCTCTGAAAAATCCTTCCATGATTATTGTTATGCATGAGCAGAGCACCTCTTATAAAACTGAGGAAGGCTTCAGATACAATGCAAGAGACATTGCTGTAATGAGGGGGCTTCTTGAAAAAACCACTGTTGTTCTATCCTCAATCTGTCCGTCAATTGAATCCATATATAATGCTAAAAAAAATAAATACACACTTTTGAAACCATCGGCCATTCTCAAAAAACCTGCTATAAGAATCGTGAACATGTACAATGAAAAACAGCCAAACCCCAATCTCTCAAAAACAGTTGTTGACGCTGCTTCATCAGCAATAAAAAAGAACGAGCGGATAATGTTCGTGATAAATAAAAAAGGATACTCGATGCTCTCATGCAAAGAGTGCGAAAATATAGAGACATGCAGCAAATGCGGGATCCCGCTTGTATTGCACAATGAAGATAAATCATTGAGATGCAGTTACTGCGGTATCAAAACAAAAATCGTTGATTCATGCTCAAAATGCAAAAGTTTTAAGGTTGCGCTCACAGGCGCCGGCATCCAGAGAATAGAAGAGAGCATAAAAAAACTTTTCAATATCCAGCCAATAAGGCTCGACAGCGACAAGATACAAGGCAAGGCAGACCTAGAATCATTCTCTGAGATGATAAAAGGCGAGGCAATACTGCTCGGCACAAAACTTCTCACAAAAAGACTTAATCTGCATGACACACATGAAGGATTAGGCATGGCAGCTGTATTGAATGCAGATTTTTACCTGAACCTTCCTGATTTTAGGTCTGCAGAAAAGGCATATCAGGAGATATACGCCATTGCTGACAGAGTAAAGCCTGAAGGCAGGATATTCCTGCAAACCAGAATGCCGCAGAATGATGTTTACAGGTTTTTAAGAAACTATGATTATGATTCATTCTGCAATGAAGAACTGAGCAGGAGAAAGGCAATGCTATATCCTCCATATTCAAAGCTTGCGATAATTACTTTCAAGGGCAGGGATTACAACGAGAAAAAAGTAAAAGACAGAATCCAGAAGCTCTTAAAAGAAAATGAGGATATGGAAATTCTCGGCCCGTCACTTTCCATGACAAAAAAAGGTCAGAAGGAATATTCTCTGCTCATGAAATCTCCGACAAAAAATAAAGTTAATCTCGCTGCAAGGGAATTTTTGAAAATTGGAGAGGAAGAAAAGAACCTAAAAATCAATATTGCGATTGATGCGTGA
- a CDS encoding cation-efflux pump: MESTGKKQKVALSSVIASFFLTAIKLFVGIVTGSIGIISEAAHSGLDFGAASLTYFAVRVSDKPADKDHHYGHAKVENVTALIATGLLLITSAWIIYEAVHRLTSKTVEVQVTWYSILVIVFSIIIDFSRARALKKVAKETHSQALEADALHFSSDILSSVMVLVGLVFVAIGWKWADAAAGLAVALLVAYAAFGLGKKTIDVLLDTAPEGITDQITEIAKSVNGVVDIEKIRVKQAGPFVFVEMSVKVSRVLTLENVGVICSTIENKIKELIPEADIIINTKPIALDCETIAERVQVIGSKHNLNVHDVSADILGDKKHIAFDVEVAPDLTIKEAHDVVSTLEKEIKNEFDGDLDISVHIDPLPVEEKASRHLSPEEDAVKKNIIIQSSDTIEKIKEVHDIQIRKTEKEKLFISLHCSFEDNVILEEVHSITSRLERLIYEKIPNTSRVVIHAEPLFAKE, from the coding sequence ATGGAATCCACCGGAAAAAAACAGAAAGTTGCTCTGAGCTCAGTCATAGCAAGTTTTTTTTTAACAGCAATAAAACTGTTTGTTGGCATTGTTACAGGAAGCATAGGCATTATCTCAGAAGCTGCGCATTCAGGGCTGGATTTTGGTGCAGCGTCTCTGACATATTTTGCTGTCAGGGTCAGCGATAAACCTGCTGATAAAGACCATCATTACGGACACGCCAAAGTAGAGAATGTTACTGCCTTAATTGCAACAGGTCTTTTACTTATAACCAGCGCATGGATTATTTATGAAGCAGTTCATAGATTAACTTCTAAAACTGTTGAAGTACAGGTAACATGGTATTCCATACTAGTTATTGTATTTTCCATAATTATTGATTTCTCCAGAGCTAGAGCATTAAAAAAAGTTGCTAAAGAAACTCACAGCCAGGCATTAGAAGCAGATGCTCTGCATTTCAGCTCAGACATTCTAAGCTCTGTAATGGTGCTGGTCGGTCTTGTGTTTGTTGCAATAGGCTGGAAATGGGCTGATGCTGCTGCAGGTTTAGCTGTTGCATTATTAGTTGCCTATGCAGCTTTTGGTCTTGGCAAAAAAACAATTGATGTGTTGTTAGACACTGCACCCGAGGGCATCACCGATCAAATTACTGAGATAGCTAAAAGTGTTAACGGAGTGGTTGATATAGAAAAGATCAGAGTTAAGCAGGCAGGCCCTTTTGTTTTTGTTGAAATGAGCGTAAAAGTAAGCAGAGTGCTCACTCTTGAAAATGTCGGGGTGATTTGCAGCACCATCGAAAACAAGATAAAAGAATTGATTCCTGAGGCTGATATTATAATTAATACAAAACCGATTGCTCTGGATTGCGAAACTATTGCAGAGAGGGTTCAAGTAATAGGCTCAAAACATAATCTCAATGTGCACGATGTTTCTGCGGATATTTTAGGAGATAAAAAGCATATTGCATTTGATGTTGAAGTAGCGCCTGACCTCACAATCAAGGAAGCGCATGATGTTGTCTCCACACTCGAAAAAGAAATAAAAAATGAATTTGACGGAGATCTGGACATCAGCGTGCATATCGATCCTTTGCCTGTAGAGGAAAAAGCAAGCCGGCATTTATCTCCTGAGGAAGATGCTGTGAAAAAAAATATAATCATTCAGAGCTCTGATACCATCGAAAAAATTAAAGAGGTTCATGATATTCAGATAAGAAAAACAGAAAAAGAAAAACTCTTTATATCTCTGCACTGTTCTTTTGAAGACAATGTCATCCTTGAAGAAGTGCATTCGATTACGAGCCGGCTTGAGCGTCTGATCTATGAAAAGATCCCCAATACCAGCAGAGTTGTTATTCACGCCGAACCCCTTTTTGCAAAAGAGTAA
- a CDS encoding glutathionylspermidine synthase family protein, which translates to MKRVLVPPRNNWQKSLEDLGFSFHSIGGIYWNEGVCYEFESKEIDRIEAITEDMNNMCLNAVEHVIKNDLFHRLRINKEWAQFIKKSWERKDLTIYGRFDFSYDGKSEPKLLEYNADTPTALYESSVIQWFWLQDVFPKYDQFNSIHEKLEDVFLKLKNKMGIFDKLYFTCVEHHKEDFVTTEYMRDVASQKGIATKQIYINDIGFSKETSRFYDLDEEEIKYLFKLYPWEWIVSDEFGDMVLNETVNFFEPAWKMILSNKGIMAIMWEMYPEHPNLLPCYFESSKIKDNYVRKPLLSREGANIKIFGKNISSEETGGSYGKEGYVYQELKELPCFDGNYPVIGSWMVDGQPAGIGIREDLTMITKDTSRFVPHYFI; encoded by the coding sequence ATGAAAAGAGTTTTGGTTCCGCCCCGCAATAACTGGCAGAAAAGCCTTGAAGACTTGGGTTTTTCTTTTCATTCAATCGGAGGAATTTACTGGAATGAGGGTGTTTGTTATGAATTCGAGAGCAAGGAAATCGACCGCATCGAGGCAATAACAGAAGATATGAATAACATGTGTCTGAACGCAGTTGAACATGTTATAAAAAATGACCTGTTTCACAGACTGAGAATTAATAAAGAGTGGGCGCAATTCATAAAGAAATCTTGGGAAAGAAAAGACTTGACCATTTACGGCAGGTTTGATTTTTCTTATGACGGAAAATCAGAGCCAAAACTTCTTGAATATAATGCTGATACGCCTACTGCATTATATGAATCCAGCGTTATCCAATGGTTCTGGCTTCAGGATGTTTTTCCTAAATATGACCAGTTCAATTCGATACATGAGAAACTTGAAGATGTATTTTTAAAATTAAAAAATAAGATGGGAATTTTTGATAAGCTTTATTTTACGTGCGTTGAGCACCACAAAGAAGATTTTGTGACAACAGAATACATGAGAGATGTTGCTTCCCAAAAAGGGATTGCTACAAAGCAGATATATATTAATGACATTGGTTTTAGCAAGGAAACATCAAGATTCTATGATCTTGATGAAGAGGAGATTAAATATCTTTTCAAGCTTTACCCATGGGAATGGATAGTAAGCGATGAATTTGGAGATATGGTTCTAAATGAGACAGTGAATTTCTTTGAGCCTGCGTGGAAGATGATCCTTTCGAACAAAGGGATTATGGCAATCATGTGGGAAATGTATCCAGAACATCCAAACCTGCTGCCTTGCTATTTTGAATCGTCAAAAATAAAAGACAACTATGTGAGAAAACCGTTATTATCAAGAGAAGGCGCTAATATTAAGATATTCGGCAAGAATATTTCTTCTGAAGAAACAGGAGGAAGTTACGGTAAAGAGGGATACGTATATCAGGAATTAAAAGAACTTCCATGTTTTGATGGAAACTATCCTGTGATAGGCTCGTGGATGGTGGATGGCCAGCCAGCCGGCATAGGAATAAGAGAAGACCTGACAATGATAACTAAAGACACAAGCAGATTTGTGCCGCATTATTTTATATAA